DNA from Campylobacter concisus:
AGCCTATTTTATTTTTAAGCTTTATTTGATATAATTGCCAACTTCATTTAAATAACCTAAATTTTAAGGAAAATTTATGCAAAGAACACTTTCTATTATTAAGCCTGACGCTGTTAAGAAAAATGTTGTTGGAAAGATTATAGATAGATTTGAAAGCAACGGCTTAAGAATCGCAGCTGCAAAGAAAATCAAACTTAGCAAATGCGATGCAAAAGCATTTTATGCAGTTCATAAAGATAGACCTTTCTTCAACGATCTAGTTGATTTTATGGTAAGCGGACCAGTCGTAGTTATGGTTTTAGAGGGCGAAAATGCAGTTGCTAAAAACCGCGAGCTAATGGGCGCAACCAACCCAAAAGAAGCAGCTCCTGGCACTATCAGAGCTGATTTTGCTGATAGCATTGACGCAAATGCAGTTCACGGAAGCGACAGCCTAGAAAACGCTGTAAATGAGATAAATTTCTTCTTTGCTTCAAGAGAAATTTGCTAATTTTGGACTAAAATTTGATTATTCCATTTTCTAAAATAGCAAACAAAGAGATAAACTTTGAGCTAGTAAGAAACAATGATCTAATTTTTAGTGGAATTTTAAAAAGAAAAGACTCTTTTTTGGTAAAATGTCAAGGCACCATAAAGGGTGAGATAAAATATATTTGCGATCGATGCGGTGATGAATTTATGTTGCCAGTCGATCAAGACGTAGAGCTAAATTTAAGCGATGGTGTCTATAAAGACAGAGAAAACGAGCTTAGCGATACGGTTGAATTTTTTGATGGCAATATTGATTTAAAAGAAGTTTTTGAAAGTGAGCTAGAAGCTTTTAAGAGCGATTATTTTTATTGTGAAAAATGTAAAAATTTATAAAGGAGAGTAAAATGGCAGTACCAAAGCGTAGAGTGAGTCATTCTCGTGCAGCAAAACGTAGAACACATTACAAAGTTACACTTCCAGTGCCTGTAAAAGACAAAGATGGTTCTTGGAAAATGCCTCACCGCATAAACAAAACAACAGGTGAATACTAAAATATGATTCGCATTGCTATTGATGCTATGGGTGGTGATTTTGGTGCAGATCCTATAATATCTGGCGTTATTGAAGCACTAAAAGAGACAGAATTTAAAGCTGTATTAGTTGGCGATAGCAATGCCATAAAACCGCTCATCCCACAACCCTATTTAAAAAATATAGAATTTATAGAAGCTACTGAAGTCATCTCTATGGCTGACGGAGCAACAGACGCACTAAAAAGAAAAGATAGCACGATCTACAAAGCTGTTGAACTTTTAAAAGAAAAAGAAGTCGATGCTGTCGTTTCTGCTGGTCACAGCGGTGCTACTATGAGTTTAGCTACATTAAGAGTTGGTAGATTAAAAAATGTATCTCGTCCAGCGATCGCAACACTTATGCCTAATTCAAAAGAGACAGCTACTTTGGTTTTGGATGTTGGCGCAAATGTTGATTGCAGAAGCGAACACTTGTTTCAATTTGCC
Protein-coding regions in this window:
- the ndk gene encoding nucleoside-diphosphate kinase — protein: MQRTLSIIKPDAVKKNVVGKIIDRFESNGLRIAAAKKIKLSKCDAKAFYAVHKDRPFFNDLVDFMVSGPVVVMVLEGENAVAKNRELMGATNPKEAAPGTIRADFADSIDANAVHGSDSLENAVNEINFFFASREIC
- the rpmF gene encoding 50S ribosomal protein L32, whose translation is MAVPKRRVSHSRAAKRRTHYKVTLPVPVKDKDGSWKMPHRINKTTGEY